A region from the Kryptolebias marmoratus isolate JLee-2015 linkage group LG9, ASM164957v2, whole genome shotgun sequence genome encodes:
- the LOC119617301 gene encoding uncharacterized protein LOC119617301 — protein MKLFKLILFYHLLFFYNLGVKSIENDIRMFFRSILGCLEQMQQDSAGSFVHERLQRELRDHVNILSGFLSQSRIILDSRNREVANTLQSLHASLQIVLAATESNQRSRSENREVFLPPRVMTGHQGRPPYNISEEQISHLLSLGMNWQNIAICLGVSSRTLYRHRDRLGIQPLAYTAISDVQLNRFVAEILQSTTNAGETYVHGSLRSRGLRIQRWRVRQSLLEIDPVGRCFRRRHAIRRRIYHVSTSNQLWHIDGNHKLVRWRMVFHGCVDGFSRTIIYLACLDNNRASSVLSLFISGVHNFGIPSRVRCDHGLENTGVARFMLYRRGLNRNSVITGRSVHNQRIERLWAELNRVVSFHYIHLFNFMEEHGVLDSLNELHLFCLHYIFLPRIQRAATEFQNQWNNHGLSTQGGQTPLQLWQRGIVNNVGIHNPSMNGICDIDSHHGFDDHTPICQLHSRNNVVVPSINITISDRIMDSLQQTFDPFEDDGNYGIDLFCNFVCFLERRHS, from the exons ATGAAACTATTCAAATTGATCCTGTTTtatcatctgttgtttttctataaTTTGGGAGTGAAGAGCATTGAAAATGACATTAGAATGTTTTTCAGAAGTATACTGGGATGTTTGGAACAAATGCAACAAGATTCTGCAGGTTCCTTTGTTCATGAGAGGCTCCAAAGAGAACTTCGTgatcatgtaaatattttatctggATTTCTGTCACAATCAAGAATCATCCTGGATTCAAGGAACAGAGAAGTAGCCAATACACTACAGTCTTTGCATGCAAGTCTGCAGATTGTGCTGGCAGCAACTGAATCAAATCAAAGGAGTAGATCTGAAAACAGAGAAGTCTTTTTGCCCCCAAGAGTCATGACAGGACACCAAGGCCGGCCTCCTTACAACATTTCAGAGGAGCAAATATCTCATTTACTATCTCTTGGAATGAACTggcaaaatattgcaatatgCTTAGGGGTAAGCAGTCGAACCCTCTATAGGCACAGAGATCGGCTTGGAATTCAACCACTGGCTTATACAGCAATCTCTGATGTCCAACTTAATAGATTTGTTGCAGAAATTCTTCAATCAACCACCAACGCAGGTGAAACGTATGTACATGGGAGCTTAAGGTCACGTGGATTACGCATTCAAAGATGGCGTGTTAGACAAAGTCTGCTAGAAATTGATCCTGTTGGTCGATGCTTTAGAAGACGCCATGCAATACGCCGACGGATTTACCATGTTTCAACGTCCAATCAATTATG gcACATAGATGGAAACCACAAACTTGTGAGATGGAGAATGGTGTTCCATGGATGTGTAGACGGATTCAGCCGGACCATCATCTATCTTGCTTGTCTAGACAACAACAGAGCATCAAGTGTTTTGTCACTATTTATTAGTGGCGTTCATAACTTTGGAATACCATCCAGAGTAAGATGTGACCATGGACTAGAAAACACTGGAGTTGCTCGTTTCATGCTTTACAGGAGAGGATTAAACAGAAATAGTGTCATTACTGGCCGGTCAGTGCATAATCAGAGAATAGAGAGATTGTGGGCAGAGTTAAATAGAGTTGTGTCATTTCATTATATTCATCTTTTTAACTTCATGGAGGAGCATGGTGTATTAGATTCACTTAATgaattgcatttgttttgtcttcattacATCTTTCTGCCACGGATTCAGAGAGCTGCAACTGAATTTCAGAATCAGTGGAATAACCATGGACTTTCAACACAAGGAGGGCAAACCCCTCTTCAACTTTGGCAAAGGGGCATAGTCAACAATGTAGGAATACACAATCCAAGTATGAATGGTATTTGTGACATAGACAGTCACCATGGCTTTGATGACCACACACCAATTTGTCAGTTACATAGTCGTAATAATGTTGTTGTTCCATCTATTAATATTACCATCAGTGATCGTATTATGGATTCTCTTCAACAAACCTTTGATCCATTTGAAGATGATGGAAACTATGGTATAgatttgttttgcaattttgtATGTTTCCTTGAAAGAAGGCATTCCTAA